The window CCTCGAGGACTGCGGACGGCGCGAAGCCCCGCCTCACGAGGTGATCGAACAGTTTCTTCGACCGCGCCTGCCGCGTCAATCCAGCCGGCAGGGCCCGCGAGCGCTTCTCGAGCGCCCGCCAAAGGCTCCTCGCCTCGTCCGCCGGATCCAGAGCCGCGAGGGCGGCGTCCGCGTCCTTCCGTGAGACTCCCTTTGCGGCGAGCTCCGCCGCGATCCGCGAGCGGCCCCGCCCGGATCGCGAACGCGAGGCCGCGAGGGCGGCGGCGGTGCCGGCGTCGTCGAGGAGGCCCCGGTCGGCAAGCCGCTCGAGGCAGGCCTCGACGTCCTCGCGCGCGAACCCCTTCCGCAGGAGCTTCCGGCGCAGCTCCAGGCTCGTGTGGGCCCGGCGCGCCAGGAACGCGAGGGCGGATTCCCGGACCTGCACCTATCCCGTCGACTGGTTCGAGAAGTCGAACGGCGAGTCCGAGTCCCGCGGCCCGACTCCGTCCGGCGCCTGCAGCGAGCCCTCCATGAGCTCGTTCGCGATGTCCGACGTGGACTGGATGCCCTGGATCTTGAGCTTGAACTCGTTGGGGTTCGTCGAGCGGCGGATCGCCTCTTCAAGCGTGATGAGGCCCGTCTTGTAGAGCTGGAAGAGCGACTGGTCGAACGTCTGCATGCCGTACTGCGACGTGCCCTGCTTGATCGCGTCGGTGATGTACTTCGTCTTTTCCTTGTTCTCGATGCAGTCGCGGATGTAGTTCGTCGCGATCATGACCTCGACGGCCGGCACGCGGCCGAGGCCGTCGGCGCGCGGGAGGAGGCGCATCGAGCACACGGCCTTGATGACGGCCGCAAGCTGGAGGCGGATCTGCTTCTGCTGGTGCGGCGGGAAGACCGAGATGATGCGGTTGACGGTCTCCGTCGCGTCCATCGTGTGGAGAGTCGACATGACGAGGTGGCCGGTCTCGGCGGCGACGAGCGCCGTCTCGACGGTCTCGAAGTCGCGCATCTCGCCCACGAGGATGACGTCGGGGTCCTGCCGGAGGGCCGCGCGGATCGCGGACGCGAACGAGCGCGTGTCGACCTCCAGCTCGCGCTGGTTGATGATCGACTTCTTGTCCCGGTGGAGGAACTCGACCGGGTCCTCGATCGTCATGATGTGCTCGGCGCGCGTCGAGTTGATGTAGTCGATCATCGCGGCGAGCGACGTCGACTTGCCCGAGCCCGTCGTCCCGGTCACGAGGATGAGGCCGCGCGTCTCCTCGCAGATCTTCTCGAGGACGGGCGGCAGGAGCAGGTCGCGGATCGTCAGGATGCGCGCGGGAATGACGCGGCAGACGAGGCCGACCGTGCCGCGCTGCTGGAAGATGTTGCAGCGGAACCGCCCGAGGCCCGGCACCGAGTACGCAATGTCGATCTCGAAGTTGTTCTTGAACTTTTCCTTCTGGCGGGCGGACATGATCGAAAACGCCATCGCGATCGTGTCTTCCTGCATGAGCCGCTTGAGGTCGACCAGCGGGATCAGCTCGCCGTCCACGCGGATGATCGGGTGGGCCCCCACCTTCAGGTGGAGGTCGGACGCTTTCCGCTCCACCGAGATCTTGAGGAGGTCGTTGATGTGCATCGATGCCCTCCCGACGTGCCCGGAATTCGGGCAAGGATAGGCTTTTCAGGCACTTGCCGTCAACGGAAGCGAGCCGTTCTCAGGCCGCAGGCTGTATAGTTCCCGCCGCTCGAGGAGGGGTCATGGCCGACGAAAAGGACCATCCGAACGGAGGCGGCTTCACGCGCCGCGGGCTCATCAAGGGCCTCGCGACGACCGCCGTCGCATCCGCGACCGCGGGCGCCGCGGCGCTCGCCGAGGAACGGGCGAAAACGGACACGGCCGGAGCCGGGCTGCCCGTCAGCATCACGCTGAACGGCGCCGTGAAGAAGGGCGTCTTTGCGCCGCGCACGACACTGGCCGAGGCGCTGCGCGACGCCTGGGGCATGACGGGCACGAAGGTGGGATGCGAACGCGGCGCCTGCGGCGCCTGCACGGTCCTCCTCGACGACCTCGCCGTGAATTCCTGCCTCACGCTCGTCCACGACGCGGACGGCCGCAAGGTGACGACGATCGAGGGCCTCGGCTCGCCGGAAGCGATGTCTCCGATCCAGAAGGCCTTCGTGGACGCCGACGCCCTGCAGTGCGGCTTCTGCACGCCGGGGATGGTCGTCTCGTGCGCGGGCCTCCTCGCGAAAGATCCCCATCCGACAACTCACGCCGTCAAAGAGGCCGTCGCCGGCAACCTCTGCCGCTGCGGGACCTACACGGGCGTCTTCGACGCGTGCGCGGCCGCCGCGAAGGCGGGGGTGAACCATGGCTGAAGAGAAGAAAGACAAGGGCAAAGAGAAGATTTCTGAGAAGGTGCCAGAGGCGACGGCCAACGCTGTGACCGTCGAAATTGGCCTCGCCCCCCCATACCCTTCTAAGAAAATCTCCATCTCCCTTCCCCCCGGGGATCCGCGCCCGTATCGAATGGGCGAGCGCCTGGTCACCGGCCGCCGCCGCGCGCGCCTCGACGGACCCGAAAAAGTCACCGGCCGCGCCGTGTTCACGCACGATGCGCACAAGGCCGGGATGCTCCATGCATCCATAGTCCGGTCTCCCCACGCCCACGCGACGATCGTGTCCATCGACACGTCGGCCGCCGAGAAGATCCCCGGCGTCGTCATCGAGAACCCCGGGAAGAAGGTCGTCCGCTACCATGGCGAAGCGGTCCTCGCACTCGCGGCGCCGACGCGCGCCGCCGCCGAGGACGCGCTCCGCGCCGTCAGGGTCGCGTACGACGTCCTCCCCCACACGGTCAGCCTCGCGGCCGCGCGGAA is drawn from Acidobacteriota bacterium and contains these coding sequences:
- a CDS encoding regulatory protein RecX, which produces MQVRESALAFLARRAHTSLELRRKLLRKGFAREDVEACLERLADRGLLDDAGTAAALAASRSRSGRGRSRIAAELAAKGVSRKDADAALAALDPADEARSLWRALEKRSRALPAGLTRQARSKKLFDHLVRRGFAPSAVLEALRTKGEPTDDDL
- a CDS encoding type IV pilus twitching motility protein PilT: MHINDLLKISVERKASDLHLKVGAHPIIRVDGELIPLVDLKRLMQEDTIAMAFSIMSARQKEKFKNNFEIDIAYSVPGLGRFRCNIFQQRGTVGLVCRVIPARILTIRDLLLPPVLEKICEETRGLILVTGTTGSGKSTSLAAMIDYINSTRAEHIMTIEDPVEFLHRDKKSIINQRELEVDTRSFASAIRAALRQDPDVILVGEMRDFETVETALVAAETGHLVMSTLHTMDATETVNRIISVFPPHQQKQIRLQLAAVIKAVCSMRLLPRADGLGRVPAVEVMIATNYIRDCIENKEKTKYITDAIKQGTSQYGMQTFDQSLFQLYKTGLITLEEAIRRSTNPNEFKLKIQGIQSTSDIANELMEGSLQAPDGVGPRDSDSPFDFSNQSTG
- a CDS encoding (2Fe-2S)-binding protein; amino-acid sequence: MADEKDHPNGGGFTRRGLIKGLATTAVASATAGAAALAEERAKTDTAGAGLPVSITLNGAVKKGVFAPRTTLAEALRDAWGMTGTKVGCERGACGACTVLLDDLAVNSCLTLVHDADGRKVTTIEGLGSPEAMSPIQKAFVDADALQCGFCTPGMVVSCAGLLAKDPHPTTHAVKEAVAGNLCRCGTYTGVFDACAAAAKAGVNHG